The stretch of DNA TCTCTGTACAATTTGTCACCTCCTGGGTGTACAAAATAAGGTGTACAATGAGCCTCGgccatgatcatctttttcagctcATCGTCACTAGGCACACACCATCTATTATCAAATCAGACAATACCGTCAGCATGAATCACGAATCTCAATGTAGTACCGTTTTCTATTACTTCCTTCTATTCCCGGATCTTAGGATCGAACAATTGCCCCTTCCGAATCATCTGTATCCCCGTCTTTTCCACTTCATCTTTCAATATCATCGGTGATAAAGTCGTGcataaagaatgtacactcttcttgCTCAGCGTATCAGCTACCATAATATCCTTTTCCTCGTGCTAGATAATCTCCATATCATAGTAACCTATCAACTTCATACATCTTCTTTGCCGCGTGTTCAATTCCTTTTGAGTGTAGATGTATTTtaaactcttatgatctgaaaacaccttgaaGGTCTCCCCATATAGACAGTGCCTCTAAATCTTCAAAGCAAATACAAccacacccaactctagatcgtgagaaggataattctcctcatacggTTTCAGCTGCCTCGACGCATATGTAATAACTTTCCCATTATGCATTGAGACACAATCCAAACTATTCTTATAAGCAAtagtataaacctcaaaattctcactcccttcaggaaAAGCTAGAATATGAGTtgtagtcaaacgctcctttaaggtttggaacgatGTTTCAGAACTCGcgtcccaacgaaacctgttctctttcctcataaGTGCTGTCACAGGTCGTGCTATCTTGGAAAAATCATTTACGAACCGCCTATAATACCCGGCTAAACCCAAGAGACTCTGAATTTCAGCCACTTTTTTTTGTGCTTCCTGGTTTGACACCGCTTCAATTTTACTCGTATCCACTGCCACCccctctttagaaatcacatggcCCATAAAGCCACCTTCAACAACCAGAACTCATTTAGATAGCTTGACATACAGCTAATCATCTGACAAGGTTTGCAACACCAGcctcaaatgctcctcgtgctccttcTTAGTCTTAAAGTAGACTAAAATGTCGTCAATGAATACCACCACAAACCTGTTTAAAAACGGACTAAAGAttcggttcataagatccataaATACAGCTGGTGCGTTAGTCAACCTGAatggcatcaccacgaactcataatgaccatacctcgatcggAATACTGTCTTAGAAACGTCGTCGTCTCTAATTCTCATCTGGTGATATCTCGATCTCAGATCGATCTTCGAGAGCACCCCAGCTCCACTTAGGTGGTCAAATagatcatcaatccttggtaATGGGTAATTGTTCTTAACTGTAACATGATTCAGTTCTTTGTAATCGATACATAActtcaagctcccatctttcttcttcacaaataaatC from Silene latifolia isolate original U9 population chromosome 10, ASM4854445v1, whole genome shotgun sequence encodes:
- the LOC141607503 gene encoding putative mitochondrial protein AtMg00860 — its product is MGHVISKEGVAVDTSKIEAVSNQEAQKKVAEIQSLLGLAGYYRRFVNDFSKIARPVTALMRKENRFRWDASSETSFQTLKERLTTTHILAFPEGSENFEVYTIAYKNSLDCVSMHNGKVITYASRQLKPYEENYPSHDLELGVVVFALKI